The Branchiostoma floridae strain S238N-H82 chromosome 17, Bfl_VNyyK, whole genome shotgun sequence genome has a window encoding:
- the LOC118404764 gene encoding protein FAM241B-like, translating to MVRILANGEIVQDDDPRVRRPNQQRQQATRRQGYIQHDEQPNVGPGGQHVQQVSMFDAINQKLLALGIPRFQLMGTTVEPIATVGVTVVFLLMGVRGLLFIGLLFGVSYLSRQQ from the exons ATGGTTAGAATTTTAGCTAACGGTGAAATCGTACAGGACGACGATCCAAGAGTACGGAGACCCAACCAACAACGCCAGCAAGCCACACGGAGGCAG GGGTACATCCAGCATGATGAGCAGCCAAATGTTGGTCCAGGAGGACAGCATGTACAGCAAGTTTCCATGTTCGACGCTATAAACCAGAAACTCTTGGCGCTGGGAATCCCTCGTTTTCAGCTCATGGGCACGACCGTGGAACCCATTGCGACTGTTGGCGTGACCGTTGTGTTCCTGTTGATGGGTGTGAGAGGACTGCTGTTCATTGGGCTGCTGTTTGGAGTGTCGTACCTCAGCCGACAACAGTGA
- the LOC118404762 gene encoding nucleolar protein dao-5-like produces the protein MSSNAVPSVIYPFIYGFLKDHKFDKAAQWFQKQTGMKLQAPDEEQPTVEDWFEMWQKSPDSAKKRKRTGTPQAKPAVKRQKKDSSSSSSSSDDEDKPAQAKTSTPAAKPPVKKQQSSSGSDSDDESSDSEAESKKATPANKKTTPTKKKATPKQKKSTPAKVTPTKKKATPTKKPVAKKESSSESDSSSDEEEKPQAKPTPTPKKETGVKRKKESSSESSSSSESEEEPAKPAQSKASPKPPAKKQATQESSDSSDSDSSSDDETAKKPVPAAKPAVKTPAPKEESSSEDSDSSSEEEETSKTTKPPPAKKVAAQVQKKESSSSDSSSESEEEKTPGKVVQKTTASKQKESSSSSEESSSESESEEESKVKAVTDKAAVAKTVPKKKDGSSSSSESESEEDDKAPAKTSAKAAVNKKKESSSEESSSEESSSEDESTKKVGKPAVTKPAATPAPKKTAAKKDDSSSSEESSDSEDEAPAKATPQVQKPPAKKEESSSSEESSDDSSSEEETKPASTKTSATKTPTKATVNKTPTKPKTPVKKDESSSEESSDSDEEEKKPAEKAAPKVNGVAKKAKADSSSDSDSSDSSEEEEAPKPKTPAPVEKKPTANGKKAESSSSEDSSSSEEEEEKKTPAKTSQPKTPTTTPSNQQADKKTPNTVPQTKKQQEKKNTPFRRVREEEVEIDPRLQNNAFESKGGDAWGAKANKDLKFTKGKSFRHEKTKKKRGSYRGGPIDMGVNSIKFDSE, from the exons ATGTCTTCTAACGCCGTTCCCAGCGTGATTTACCCCTTCATCTACGGGTTCCTCAAGGACCACAAGTTTGATAAGGCGGCACAATGGTTCCAGAAGCAGACTGGAATG AAACTTCAGGCTCCAGATGAAGAGCAGCCCACAGTTGAGGATTGGTTTGAAATGTGGCAGAA GTCACCTGACAGTGCTAAGAAGAGAAAAAGGACAGGCACACCCCAGGCCAAACCTGCCGTCAAACGACAGAAGAAGGACTCCTCCTCTAGCAGCAGTAGTTCAGATGACGAAGATAAACCAGCACAGGCCAAAACATCGACCCCAGCAGCAAAACCTCCCGTTAAGAAACAACAGAGCAGTTCAGGCTCTGATTCTGATGATGAAAGCTCAGACAGCGAAGCAGAATCTAAAAAAGCCACCCCTGCTAATAAGAAAACGACACCCACCAAGAAAAAGGCCACCCCAAAACAGAAGAAGTCCACTCCTGCAAAAGTAACTccaacaaagaaaaaagctACTCCAACAAAAAAGCCAGTAGCAAAGAAAGAGAGCTCTTCGGAGTCTGATAGCAGTTCAGATGAAGAGGAAAAACCACAAGCCAAGCCAACTCCTACTCCAAAAAAGGAGACAGGAGTCAagagaaaaaaggaaagttCTTCAGAGAGTAGTTCCTCTTCAGAAAGTGAGGAAGAACCTGCAAAGCCTGCTCAGTCCAAAGCTAGCCCCAAACCACCAGCCAAGAAACAAGCTACACAAGAAAGCTCAGACAGCTCAGATTCAGACTCAAGCTCTGACGACGAAACTGCAAAAAAGCCTGTACCAGCTGCAAAACCTGCCGTTAAAACACCAGCGCCTAAGGAAGAGAGTTCATCTGAAGATTCTGACTCATcatctgaagaagaagaaacctcCAAGACTACAAAACCACCACCTGCTAAAAAGGTTGCAGCACAAGTCCAAAAGAAGGAAAGTTCCTCTAGTGACTCAAGCTCAGAAAGTGAAGAAGAAAAGACGCCTGGAAAAGTTGTTCAGAAGACAACAGCATCCAAGCAGAAGGAGTCGTCATCAAGCTCCGAAGAAAGTAGCtcagaaagtgaaagtgaagaagAGTCCAAAGTCAAGGCGGTAACAGACAAGGCAGCAGTAGCAAAAACTGTCCCAAAGAAAAAAGATGGTAGCTCAAGCTCCTCTGAATCAGAGAGTGAAGAAGACGACAAGGCACCAGCAAAAACATCAGCTAAAGCAGCTGTGAACAAAAAGAAGGAATCCAGCTCAGAAGAATCCAGCTCAGAGGAATCCAGCTCAGAAGATGAATCTACCAAAAAAGTAGGGAAACCAGCAGTCACAAAGCCAGCTGCCACGCCTGCCCCGAAGAAAACTGCAGCTAAGAAAGATGACTCAAGCTCATCTGAGGAAAGTTCAGATTCAGAAGATGAAGCACCAGCAAAGGCCACTCCTCAAGTTCAAAAGCCTCCTGCCAAGAAGGAAGAGTCCAGTTCTTCGGAAGAAAGTTCTGATGACAGTAGTTCAGAGGAAGAAACCAAGCCTGCTTCGACTAAAACTTCAGCAACAAAAACACCCACAAAAGCAACAGTCAACAAAACACCGACAAAGCCTAAAACTCCTGTAAAAAAGGATGAATCAAGTTCAGAGGAGTCGAGTGACTCAGATGAGGAGGAGAAAAAGCCTGCAGAAAAAGCAGCACCAAAG GTGAATGGAGTTGCAAAGAAAGCCAAAGCAGACAGTTCTTCAGACTCAGACAGCTCAGACAGTTCTGAGGAAGAGGAGGCTCCCAAACCCAAGACACCTGCACCTGTGGAGAAAAAGCCTACAG CCAATGGCAAGAAAGCTGAGAGCAGTTCATCAGAAGACAGCAGCAGTtcagaggaggaagaggagaagaAGACACCAGCCAAGACATCCCAACCCAAGACTCCCACGACTACTCCTTCCAACCAACAGGCAGACAAGAAGACCCCAAATACAGTACCGcagacaaagaaacaacaagaaaag AAGAACACGCCATTCAGGAGGGTACGTGAAGAAGAGGTTGAAATTGACCCACGTCTGCAGAACAACGCCTTTGAGTCCAAG GGAGGCGATGCATGGGGTGCCAAAGCTAACAAGGACCTGAAGTTCACCAAGGGAAAATCCTTCAGGCACgagaagacgaagaagaagcGAGGCTCATACCGTGGAGGCCCTATAGACATGGGTGTGAACTCCATCAAGTTTGACTCTGAGTAA